One Roseomonas sp. OT10 DNA window includes the following coding sequences:
- a CDS encoding aspartate aminotransferase family protein translates to MDALPNAPSLDAALEEARARFVAANPASARQHAEAEAVMPGGNTRSVLFYEPFPLAMARGEGCWLWDADGHRYLDLLGEFTAGLYGHSNPVIRAAIGRALDGGINLGGHNLLEARLAKLICDRFPAMEQLRFTNTGTESNLMAVALAKAATGRPRILVFQGAYHGGVLSFGAGPSAVNVPHEVVMAPYNDTAAAERLIAEQGDRLAAVLVEPMLGAGGCIPADPEFLHALRAATRRTGALLILDEVMTSRLSAGGRQALLGLEPDLTTLGKYLGGGMSFGAFGGRADLMALFDPRRPGALGHAGTFNNNVLSMAAGIAGLTEIFTPEAAAALTARGEALRARINARCAAQGVAMQASGIGSLMNIHFTARPIRNPSDAACDGRLRDLFFFDMVESGIYLARRGLIALMLPVGDAEEARFLAALDAFIARRQPHLMG, encoded by the coding sequence ATGGACGCGCTGCCGAACGCCCCCTCCCTCGACGCGGCGCTGGAGGAGGCGCGGGCCCGCTTCGTCGCTGCCAACCCGGCCTCCGCCCGGCAGCACGCCGAGGCGGAGGCGGTCATGCCCGGCGGCAACACCCGCAGCGTCCTGTTCTACGAACCCTTCCCCCTGGCCATGGCCCGCGGCGAGGGCTGCTGGCTCTGGGATGCGGACGGGCACCGCTACCTCGACCTGCTGGGCGAGTTCACGGCCGGGCTCTACGGCCACTCCAACCCGGTGATCCGCGCGGCCATCGGGCGGGCGCTGGACGGTGGCATCAACCTCGGCGGCCACAACCTCCTGGAGGCGCGGCTGGCGAAGCTGATCTGCGACCGCTTCCCGGCGATGGAGCAGCTGCGCTTCACCAACACCGGCACGGAATCCAACCTGATGGCCGTCGCGCTCGCCAAGGCGGCGACGGGCCGGCCGCGCATCCTGGTCTTCCAGGGGGCCTATCACGGCGGGGTGCTGAGCTTCGGCGCGGGCCCCTCGGCGGTGAACGTGCCGCACGAGGTCGTCATGGCCCCCTACAACGACACGGCGGCGGCCGAGCGGCTGATCGCGGAACAGGGCGACCGCCTCGCCGCCGTGCTGGTGGAGCCGATGCTGGGCGCGGGCGGCTGCATCCCAGCCGATCCGGAATTCCTGCACGCGCTGCGCGCCGCGACGCGGCGGACGGGGGCGCTGCTCATCCTCGACGAGGTGATGACGTCCCGCCTCTCGGCCGGCGGCCGGCAGGCGCTGCTGGGGCTGGAGCCCGACCTGACCACCCTGGGCAAGTACCTCGGCGGCGGGATGAGCTTCGGCGCCTTCGGCGGACGTGCCGATCTCATGGCCCTGTTCGACCCGCGCCGCCCCGGCGCGCTGGGCCATGCCGGGACCTTCAACAACAACGTCCTCAGCATGGCCGCCGGCATCGCCGGGCTGACGGAGATCTTCACGCCCGAGGCGGCGGCGGCGTTGACCGCGCGCGGCGAGGCGCTGCGGGCGCGCATCAACGCCCGCTGCGCCGCGCAGGGCGTGGCGATGCAGGCGAGCGGCATCGGCTCGCTGATGAACATCCACTTCACGGCGCGCCCGATCCGCAACCCGTCCGACGCTGCCTGCGACGGCCGCCTGCGCGACCTGTTCTTCTTCGACATGGTCGAGAGCGGCATCTACCTCGCCCGGCGCGGCCTGATCGCGCTGATGCTGCCGGTGGGGGATGCGGAGGAGGCACGCTTCCTGGCCGCGCTCGATGCCTTCATCGCCCGCCGCCAGCCCCATCTGATGGGCTGA
- a CDS encoding phosphotriesterase family protein: protein MAPLSRGALRGRAQTVTGLVDPAGLGPTLMHEHLQIELNSPRLRAEPVGGDLPMPACECFDIRWGSLYRPLNFRLNDKDLAEGELRQLHAAGGRTLVDLTVGGLGPKPRRLAALSRATGVAIVMGSGHYVEEYQDPANATRAPEDFAREIVAQITEGAWGTDIRAGIIGEIGCQSPWTEQERRVMRGALLAQAETGAALNIHPGRHPDQPQEVAEFCRAAGAPMDRVIISHVDRTIFDADRLLRLADTGVVIEFDLFGWEESFYFPNPEIDMPNDGARLAWLRLLRDHGHLDRILISQDICTRSRLLAYGGHGYGHVFRNVVPLMLRRGFSRTEVDRILVETPRRLLTFV from the coding sequence ATGGCCCCCTTGTCCCGCGGGGCGCTGCGCGGCCGCGCCCAGACGGTCACCGGGCTGGTCGATCCCGCCGGCCTCGGCCCGACGCTGATGCACGAGCACCTGCAGATCGAGCTGAACTCGCCGCGCCTGCGCGCCGAGCCGGTCGGCGGCGACCTGCCCATGCCCGCCTGCGAGTGCTTCGACATCCGTTGGGGCTCGCTTTACCGGCCGCTGAACTTCCGGCTGAACGACAAGGACCTCGCCGAAGGCGAGCTGCGCCAGCTGCACGCGGCGGGCGGGCGCACCCTGGTCGACCTCACCGTGGGCGGGCTGGGGCCGAAGCCGCGGCGCCTCGCCGCGCTGTCGCGGGCGACCGGCGTGGCCATCGTCATGGGCAGCGGCCATTACGTCGAGGAGTACCAGGACCCGGCCAACGCCACCCGCGCGCCGGAGGATTTCGCGCGCGAGATCGTCGCGCAGATCACGGAAGGGGCCTGGGGCACCGACATCCGCGCCGGCATCATCGGCGAGATCGGCTGCCAGTCGCCCTGGACGGAGCAGGAGCGCCGGGTGATGCGCGGCGCGCTGCTGGCCCAGGCGGAAACCGGCGCCGCGCTGAACATCCATCCCGGCCGCCATCCCGACCAGCCGCAGGAGGTGGCGGAGTTCTGCCGCGCCGCCGGCGCGCCGATGGACCGGGTGATCATCAGCCATGTCGACCGCACCATCTTCGACGCCGACCGGCTGCTGCGCCTGGCCGACACCGGGGTGGTGATCGAGTTCGACCTCTTCGGCTGGGAGGAGAGCTTCTACTTCCCCAACCCGGAGATCGACATGCCGAACGACGGCGCCCGGCTCGCCTGGCTGCGGCTGCTGCGCGACCACGGGCATCTCGACCGCATCCTCATCAGCCAGGACATCTGCACGCGCTCCCGCCTCCTGGCCTATGGCGGCCACGGCTACGGCCACGTCTTCCGCAACGTGGTGCCCCTGATGCTCCGCCGCGGCTTCAGCCGGACGGAGGTGGACCGCATCCTGGTGGAGACGCCGCGCCGGCTGCTGACCTTCGTGTGA
- a CDS encoding AmpG family muropeptide MFS transporter, with protein sequence MRLTLPPIDRRLLVMLALGFSAGVPLPLTAFTLRQWFAESGVALTAIGLTALIGLSYSCKFLWSPLLDQGTPPLFRRWGRRRGWLATIQPLLALAILAVGLTDPATAPGLTAAVAVLVAFLSASQDVVVDAYRIEVLEERQQGYGLACYVWGYRAALLVSGAGALGLAELGGWALAYAVCAALVVLVGFAATVLAPSPAEAPATRLPWARRMRAAVVEPFADFARRPRWLGILLFVSLFKLGEALAGVMTTPFYRELGFSRLEVAQVGSVFGLFATLGGALAGGWLIRRIGVAKALVLTGLGQMLSNLMYVALYHAGHDVPMLWLQVGIENFTDGLADAAFLTYLGGLTSRAFTATQYALLSSLAAVPLRTLGATSGWLAEALGWPNFFLLTTAAALPAMGLMLWLLRSLPPVPEPAEAAGRAA encoded by the coding sequence GTGCGCCTGACCCTGCCCCCGATCGACCGCCGCCTTCTGGTCATGCTGGCCCTCGGCTTCTCCGCCGGGGTGCCGCTGCCGCTGACCGCCTTCACCCTGCGCCAGTGGTTCGCCGAATCCGGCGTGGCGCTGACGGCGATCGGGCTGACCGCGCTGATCGGCCTGTCCTATTCCTGCAAGTTCCTGTGGTCGCCGCTGCTGGACCAGGGCACGCCGCCGCTGTTCCGCCGCTGGGGGCGCCGGCGCGGCTGGCTCGCCACCATCCAGCCGCTGCTGGCGCTGGCCATCCTGGCGGTGGGGCTGACCGATCCGGCCACGGCGCCCGGGCTGACGGCGGCGGTGGCGGTGCTGGTCGCCTTCCTCTCGGCCAGCCAGGACGTGGTGGTGGACGCCTACCGCATCGAGGTGCTGGAGGAACGGCAGCAGGGCTACGGCCTTGCCTGCTACGTCTGGGGCTACCGCGCGGCGCTGCTGGTCTCCGGCGCCGGGGCGCTGGGCCTGGCCGAGCTGGGGGGATGGGCCCTCGCCTATGCCGTCTGCGCCGCGCTGGTGGTGCTGGTGGGATTCGCCGCCACCGTGCTGGCCCCCTCCCCGGCCGAGGCGCCGGCGACCCGCCTGCCCTGGGCACGGCGCATGCGGGCCGCGGTGGTCGAGCCCTTCGCCGACTTCGCCCGCCGCCCGCGCTGGCTGGGCATCCTGCTCTTCGTGTCGCTGTTCAAGCTGGGCGAGGCCCTGGCCGGGGTGATGACCACGCCCTTCTACCGGGAGCTCGGCTTCTCCCGCCTGGAGGTGGCGCAGGTCGGCTCCGTCTTCGGCCTCTTCGCCACGCTGGGCGGGGCGCTGGCGGGGGGCTGGCTGATCCGGCGCATCGGCGTGGCGAAGGCGCTGGTGCTGACCGGGCTGGGCCAGATGCTGTCCAACCTGATGTACGTCGCCCTCTACCATGCCGGGCACGACGTCCCGATGCTGTGGCTCCAGGTGGGGATCGAGAACTTCACCGACGGACTCGCCGACGCCGCCTTCCTCACCTACCTCGGCGGCCTCACCAGCCGGGCCTTCACCGCCACCCAGTACGCGCTGCTCTCCTCGCTGGCCGCCGTCCCCCTGCGCACCCTGGGCGCGACCTCCGGCTGGCTGGCCGAGGCGCTGGGCTGGCCCAACTTCTTCCTGCTGACCACGGCGGCCGCCCTGCCGGCCATGGGCCTGATGCTGTGGCTCCTGCGCAGCCTGCCCCCGGTGCCGGAACCGGCGGAGGCGGCCGGGCGCGCGGCGTGA
- a CDS encoding TetR/AcrR family transcriptional regulator C-terminal domain-containing protein codes for MTEIPKPSGRRGRPPASAGQGLTRERVVAAALALLDERGLEAFSVRDLARSLGVYPAAIYWHVPNRNALLAAMVAEVLSGLAPPAGTAPWQEWLRALFRGYRGAVRRHPNIAPLIGAQLVSNASIDLGLMERLLEVLRDAGFRDQGLVAAFNVVVAAQVGFVTLEFAPAPAEDAPAWEEGMRALLAGVRPDRYPLLAAHLPRMANRSFTLRWQNGTAMPLDAHFEAYVDTVIAGLERRAAEGR; via the coding sequence ATGACGGAGATTCCGAAGCCCTCTGGCCGGCGCGGACGACCGCCCGCCTCCGCCGGACAGGGGCTGACGCGGGAGCGGGTCGTCGCGGCGGCCCTGGCCCTGCTGGACGAGCGGGGCCTGGAGGCCTTCTCGGTGCGCGACCTGGCGCGCTCCCTGGGCGTCTATCCCGCCGCGATCTACTGGCACGTCCCGAACCGCAACGCCCTGCTGGCCGCCATGGTGGCGGAGGTGCTGTCCGGCCTCGCCCCGCCGGCCGGGACGGCGCCCTGGCAGGAGTGGCTGCGCGCGCTGTTCCGCGGCTATCGCGGCGCCGTGCGGCGGCACCCGAACATCGCGCCGCTGATCGGGGCGCAACTCGTCTCCAACGCCAGCATCGACCTCGGCCTGATGGAGCGGCTGCTGGAGGTGCTGCGCGACGCCGGCTTCCGCGACCAGGGGCTGGTCGCCGCCTTCAACGTGGTGGTGGCGGCCCAGGTCGGCTTCGTGACGCTGGAATTCGCCCCCGCCCCGGCCGAGGATGCCCCGGCCTGGGAGGAGGGGATGCGCGCCCTGCTGGCCGGCGTCCGCCCGGACCGCTACCCGCTGCTGGCCGCGCACCTGCCGCGCATGGCGAACCGCTCCTTCACCCTGCGCTGGCAGAACGGCACCGCCATGCCGCTGGACGCGCATTTCGAGGCCTATGTGGACACGGTGATCGCCGGGCTGGAGCGACGGGCCGCCGAAGGCCGTTGA
- a CDS encoding amidase, translating to MTSDTPDRPRTRPFLARREAFATAGGDTPRAFLEACLEAVELWEPKVGAFTVLDAAGARRAADAATERWRAGRPLSPIDGMPVGVKDIIDTADMPTQMGSTLYDGYVPRFDAASVQGLRECGAVILGKTVTTEFASSEPRGTRNPWDLSRTPGGSSSGSAAAVACGMVAGALGTQVVGSIIRPSAFCGVHGFKPGVGGINRGGSLDFLSQSTTGTIGASLADTWVMARAIAGRVGGDPGYPGLGGPEELPPAAAPRRLALLETAGWPILQPEARAALEVALDRLRAAGVEILTRGSCPELAALEEATAEARDITLGINAWEWRWPLGSFVARDAAGLSQSARDRHAQGGAMTRADYLALLGRRSAARAAHAALAARCDGLVSVTAPGAAPEGLGSTGNTIFVVPGSLLGVPVVTLPVLQAEAGLPLGLQLLGVPDGEAALFGMAAWVEALFAG from the coding sequence ATGACGAGCGATACCCCCGACCGACCCCGCACCCGCCCCTTCCTGGCGCGGCGCGAGGCCTTCGCCACGGCCGGCGGCGACACCCCCCGCGCCTTCCTCGAGGCCTGCCTGGAAGCGGTCGAGCTCTGGGAGCCGAAGGTCGGCGCCTTCACCGTGCTGGATGCGGCGGGTGCCCGGCGCGCCGCGGACGCGGCCACGGAACGCTGGCGCGCCGGCCGCCCGCTCTCGCCCATCGACGGCATGCCGGTGGGGGTGAAGGACATCATCGACACCGCCGACATGCCGACGCAGATGGGCTCCACCCTGTACGACGGCTACGTGCCCCGCTTCGATGCGGCCAGCGTGCAGGGGCTGCGCGAATGCGGCGCGGTCATCCTGGGCAAGACCGTGACGACGGAGTTCGCCTCCTCCGAGCCGCGCGGCACCCGCAATCCCTGGGACCTGTCGCGCACGCCCGGCGGCAGCAGCAGCGGATCGGCCGCGGCCGTCGCCTGCGGCATGGTGGCCGGGGCGCTGGGAACCCAGGTGGTGGGCTCCATCATCCGCCCCTCCGCCTTCTGCGGCGTCCACGGCTTCAAGCCCGGGGTGGGTGGCATCAACCGCGGCGGCAGCCTGGACTTCCTGAGCCAGAGCACCACCGGCACCATCGGCGCCTCGCTGGCCGATACCTGGGTGATGGCCCGCGCCATCGCCGGCCGGGTCGGGGGCGATCCGGGCTATCCCGGCCTGGGCGGGCCGGAGGAGCTGCCCCCCGCCGCCGCGCCGCGGCGGCTCGCCCTGCTGGAGACGGCCGGCTGGCCGATCCTGCAGCCCGAGGCGCGCGCCGCGCTGGAGGTCGCGCTGGATCGCCTGCGCGCCGCCGGGGTGGAGATCCTGACCCGCGGCTCCTGCCCCGAGCTGGCGGCGCTGGAGGAGGCCACCGCCGAGGCGCGCGACATCACCCTGGGGATCAATGCCTGGGAATGGCGCTGGCCGCTCGGCTCCTTCGTCGCCCGTGACGCGGCGGGGCTGAGCCAGTCCGCCCGCGACCGCCACGCCCAGGGCGGCGCCATGACCCGCGCGGACTACCTGGCCCTGCTCGGCCGCCGGTCCGCGGCCCGCGCCGCCCATGCCGCCCTGGCCGCGCGCTGCGACGGCCTGGTCTCCGTCACCGCGCCCGGCGCGGCGCCGGAGGGGCTGGGCTCGACCGGGAACACCATCTTCGTGGTGCCGGGCTCCCTGCTCGGCGTGCCCGTGGTCACCCTGCCCGTGCTGCAGGCGGAGGCGGGCCTGCCCCTCGGCCTGCAGCTCCTGGGCGTGCCGGACGGCGAGGCCGCCCTGTTCGGCATGGCCGCCTGGGTGGAGGCGCTCTTCGCCGGCTGA
- a CDS encoding cysteine hydrolase family protein, translated as MGQESLSGQPLTTRCAHLCIDMQNLFAEATEWQAPWMRRVLPVVERLVAAHPDRTVFTRFIPAAQPGEGHGTWRGYWERWHRMTRASLPPGMIDLVPALARFVPPARIIDKKVYSPWVQPELDALLQERGIDTVIVTGAETDVCVLATVLGAVDRGYRVVVPTDAICSSADATHDAMLTLYRDRYGQQVQAVTAEEVLRAWR; from the coding sequence ATGGGCCAGGAGAGCCTGTCGGGACAGCCGCTGACGACGCGTTGCGCGCATCTGTGCATCGACATGCAGAACCTGTTCGCCGAGGCCACGGAATGGCAGGCGCCCTGGATGCGCCGTGTCCTGCCGGTGGTGGAGCGGCTGGTCGCCGCCCACCCGGACCGGACCGTCTTCACCCGCTTCATCCCCGCCGCGCAGCCGGGCGAGGGGCACGGCACCTGGCGCGGCTACTGGGAGCGCTGGCACCGCATGACGCGGGCTTCGCTGCCGCCGGGCATGATCGACCTGGTCCCGGCGCTCGCGCGCTTCGTGCCGCCCGCCCGGATCATCGACAAGAAGGTCTACTCCCCCTGGGTGCAGCCGGAGCTGGATGCGCTGTTGCAGGAGCGGGGGATCGACACCGTGATCGTCACGGGGGCCGAGACGGATGTCTGCGTCCTCGCCACGGTGCTGGGGGCGGTGGACCGCGGCTACCGGGTCGTGGTGCCGACCGATGCCATCTGCTCCTCGGCGGACGCGACCCACGACGCCATGCTGACCCTCTACCGCGACCGCTACGGGCAGCAGGTCCAGGCGGTGACGGCGGAGGAGGTGCTGCGCGCCTGGCGCTGA
- a CDS encoding Yip1 family protein, producing the protein MDIVARAKGLILSPATEWRVIAAEPGTPAEVFRAYAVPLSAVPAVAGFLGTVLLGGALGWLHPGMRVGPISALFGAVASYLLGLLGVFVLAKLVEALAPRFGGTADPLQAMKLAAYSPTASWLAGVFAIVPVLGFLAILGLYSLYILWVGIPIVVRVPEERRLAFTLALIACAIVVNILLSVLAGLVLVGF; encoded by the coding sequence ATGGACATCGTTGCGCGGGCCAAGGGGCTGATCCTCAGCCCGGCCACGGAGTGGCGCGTCATCGCGGCGGAGCCGGGCACGCCGGCCGAGGTCTTCCGCGCCTATGCCGTGCCGCTCTCGGCCGTGCCCGCGGTGGCGGGCTTCCTCGGCACCGTGCTGCTGGGCGGGGCGCTGGGCTGGCTGCATCCGGGGATGCGGGTCGGCCCGATCTCCGCGCTGTTCGGCGCGGTGGCCAGCTACCTGCTGGGGCTGCTGGGCGTCTTCGTCCTGGCGAAGCTGGTGGAGGCGCTGGCGCCCCGCTTCGGCGGCACCGCCGATCCGCTCCAGGCGATGAAGCTCGCCGCCTACTCGCCCACCGCCTCCTGGCTGGCGGGTGTCTTCGCGATCGTGCCGGTGCTGGGCTTCCTGGCGATCCTCGGCCTCTACAGCCTCTACATCCTCTGGGTCGGCATCCCGATCGTCGTGCGGGTGCCGGAGGAGCGTCGCCTGGCCTTCACCCTGGCGCTCATCGCCTGCGCCATCGTGGTGAACATCCTGCTCTCGGTGCTGGCGGGGCTGGTGCTGGTGGGCTTCTGA
- a CDS encoding NAD(+) synthase, whose protein sequence is MNFHSLYRHGFARVAACTPRCLLADPLANAQGALAMATECHDKGVAVAVFPELSLSGYSIDDLVLQDAVLDAVEEAVGRLVSRTERLRPLLLLGAPVRHEGRVYNAALAIQGGRLLGVVPKIHLPNYREFYERRWYASGAGTEGGTIRLAGLTAPFGPDQLFAAEDLPGLVVHAEVCEDLWVPAPPSGEGALAGATVLANLSASNITVGKAETRRLLCLSQSARCLAAYVYAAAGVGESTTDLAWDGQVSIFENGAILAESERFPLGDQMVLADVDLDLLRQERARQGTFDDNRRLRPQAFRRIPFRLRPPAEDLGLLRPIERFPFVPADPERLNQDCYEAYSIQVSGLEQRLAVTSGKIVIGVSGGLDSTQALIVAAKAMDRLRRPRTDILGFTMPGFGTSAGTKTNAHALMESLGIDARELDIRPAARQMLADLGHPFARGEPVYDVTFENVQAGLRTDYLFRAANHHGGMVLGTGDLSELALGWCTYGVGDQMSHYNVNSGVPKTLIQHLIRWVIASGQFTGPVNDTLAAILDTEISPELIPADAETQALQSTEAKIGPYALQDFHLFYTLRYGFRPSKIAFLALRAWGDARAGRWPPHFPEERRKQYDLPTIRHWLELFLRRYFAFSQFKRSAMPNGPKVSGGGSLSPRGDWRAPSDGNANAWLEELRRNVPE, encoded by the coding sequence ATGAACTTCCATTCCCTCTACCGGCACGGCTTCGCCCGTGTCGCCGCCTGTACCCCCCGCTGCCTGCTGGCCGACCCGCTGGCCAATGCGCAGGGGGCGCTGGCCATGGCCACCGAGTGCCACGACAAGGGCGTGGCGGTAGCCGTCTTCCCGGAGCTGTCGCTCTCCGGCTACAGCATCGACGACCTGGTGCTGCAGGACGCCGTGCTGGACGCGGTGGAGGAGGCGGTCGGGCGGCTGGTGTCCCGGACGGAGCGGCTGCGGCCGCTGCTGCTGCTCGGCGCCCCGGTGCGGCACGAGGGCCGCGTCTACAACGCGGCGCTGGCGATCCAGGGCGGGCGGCTGCTGGGGGTGGTGCCCAAGATCCACCTGCCGAACTACCGCGAGTTCTACGAGCGCCGGTGGTACGCCTCCGGCGCGGGGACGGAGGGCGGCACCATCCGCCTGGCCGGGTTGACCGCCCCCTTCGGCCCGGACCAGCTCTTCGCCGCCGAGGACCTGCCCGGGCTGGTGGTGCATGCCGAGGTCTGCGAGGATCTCTGGGTTCCGGCGCCGCCGAGCGGGGAGGGGGCCCTGGCCGGGGCGACGGTGCTGGCCAACCTCTCCGCCAGCAACATCACCGTGGGCAAGGCCGAGACCCGGCGGCTGCTGTGCCTGTCACAATCGGCGCGCTGCCTCGCCGCCTATGTCTACGCCGCCGCGGGGGTGGGGGAGTCCACCACCGACCTGGCCTGGGACGGACAGGTCTCGATCTTCGAGAACGGGGCCATCCTGGCGGAGAGCGAGCGCTTCCCGCTCGGCGACCAGATGGTGCTGGCGGATGTGGACCTGGACCTGCTGCGGCAGGAGCGGGCGCGCCAGGGCACCTTCGACGACAACCGGCGCCTGCGGCCGCAGGCCTTCCGCCGCATCCCCTTCCGCCTGCGCCCGCCCGCCGAGGATCTGGGCCTGCTGCGCCCGATCGAGCGCTTCCCCTTCGTCCCGGCCGATCCCGAGCGGCTGAACCAGGATTGCTACGAGGCCTACAGCATCCAGGTCTCCGGCCTGGAGCAGCGCCTCGCCGTGACCAGCGGGAAGATCGTGATCGGCGTCTCGGGCGGACTCGACTCCACCCAGGCCCTGATCGTGGCGGCCAAGGCGATGGACCGGCTGCGCCGGCCGCGCACGGATATCCTCGGCTTCACCATGCCCGGCTTCGGCACCAGCGCCGGGACGAAGACCAACGCCCATGCGCTGATGGAATCGCTGGGCATCGACGCGCGGGAGCTGGATATCCGACCGGCGGCGCGGCAGATGCTGGCCGATCTCGGCCACCCCTTCGCCAGGGGCGAGCCGGTCTACGACGTCACCTTCGAGAACGTGCAGGCGGGGCTGCGCACCGACTACCTGTTCCGCGCCGCCAACCACCACGGCGGCATGGTCCTGGGCACGGGCGACCTGTCGGAGCTGGCGCTGGGCTGGTGCACCTATGGCGTCGGCGACCAGATGTCGCACTACAACGTCAATTCCGGCGTGCCGAAGACGCTGATCCAGCACCTGATCCGCTGGGTGATCGCCTCGGGCCAGTTCACCGGCCCGGTGAACGACACCCTCGCCGCCATCCTGGACACGGAGATCTCGCCCGAGCTGATCCCGGCCGATGCCGAGACCCAGGCGTTGCAGAGCACGGAGGCCAAGATCGGCCCCTATGCGCTGCAGGACTTCCACCTCTTCTACACGCTGCGCTACGGCTTCCGCCCGTCCAAGATCGCCTTCCTCGCCCTGCGCGCCTGGGGCGACGCCAGGGCCGGGCGCTGGCCGCCGCATTTCCCCGAGGAGCGGCGCAAGCAGTACGACCTGCCCACCATCCGCCACTGGCTGGAGCTGTTCCTGCGGCGCTACTTCGCCTTCAGCCAGTTCAAGCGCTCGGCCATGCCGAACGGGCCGAAGGTCTCGGGCGGCGGATCGCTCTCGCCGCGGGGCGACTGGCGCGCCCCCTCGGACGGCAATGCCAATGCCTGGCTGGAGGAGCTGCGCCGCAACGTGCCGGAATAG